From the genome of Perca flavescens isolate YP-PL-M2 chromosome 1, PFLA_1.0, whole genome shotgun sequence, one region includes:
- the smyd2a gene encoding N-lysine methyltransferase SMYD2-A isoform X2, with protein sequence MRATPDTEDRRRRRGSLRREDLFKCGKCKQAYYCNVDCQRGDWPMHKLECVAMNAYGENWCPSETVRLVARIIVKQRVTTERTPSERLLLLREFESHLDKMDSEKDEMNQTDIAALHHFYSRHISDLPDKQALTELFAQVNCNGFTIEDEELSHLGSAVFPDVALMNHSCSPNVIVTYKGTLAEVRAVQEINPGDEIFNSYIDLLYPTEDRKERLLDSYFFTCQCTECTTRSKDKAKMEIRKLSSPPEPEEIRSMVRYAKNVIEEFRRAKHYKTPSELLEICELSQEKMGAIFADTNVYMLHMMYQAMGVCLYMQDWDGAMSYGEKIIQPYSVHYPAYSLNVASMYLKLGRLYLGLEKKTQGVKALKKAVAIMEVAHGKDHNYVAEVKREIEEQK encoded by the exons atgAGAGCCACACCAGACACAGAGGACCGGAGAAGAAGACGAGGCTCACTCAg GAGAGAAGACCTTTTTAAGTGTGGCAAGTGTAAGCAGGCTTACTACTGCAATGTTGACTGTCAG agaggTGATTGGCCCATGCATAAGCTGGAGTGTGTAGCTATGAATGCCTATGGGGAAAACTGGTGTCCATCAGAGACTGTCAGACTGGTGGCTCGAATCATCGTGAAACAG AGAGTCACAACAGAGCGCACCCCTTCAGAAAGGCTGCTACTGCTCAGAGAGTTTGAATCCC atttagataaGATGGACAGTGAGAAGGACGAGATGAACCAGACAGACATAGCAGCGCTGCACCACTTCTACTCCAGACACATCAGTGACCTTCCTGACAAACAGGCTCTCACTGAGCTATTTGCACAG GTTAACTGTAATGGTTTCACTATAGAGGATGAGGAACTCTCACATCTGGGATCAGCTGTTTTTCCCGA tgTAGCACTGATGAATCACAGCTGTAGTCCTAATGTCATAGTGACCTATAAAGGCACATTGGCTGAGGTCAGAGCTGTCCAAGAGATAAACCCTGGCGATGAG ATCTTTAACAGCTACATAGACCTACTCTATCCAACAGAAGACAGGAAAGAGAGATTGTTAGATTCCTACTTCTTCACATGCCAGTGTACTGAGTGCACCACCAGGTCTAAG GACAAAGCAAAAATGGAGATCAGGAAGCTAAGTTCTCCACCAGAGCCAGAGGAAATCCGATCCATGGTCCGTTACGCCAAGAATGTCATCGAGGAGTTCAGGAGAGCCAAACACTACAAGA CCCCCAGTGAGCTGCTGGAGATATGTGAGCTTAGCCAGGAGAAGATGGGAGCTATATTTGCAGACACCAATGTCTACATGCTGCACATGATGTATCAGGCCATGGGTGTCTGTCTCTACATGCAGGACTGGGACGGAGCTATGAGCTACGGAGAGAAGATCATACAGCCATACAG TGTTCACTACCCAGCTTACTCTCTGAATGTGGCGTCTATGTATCTGAAACTGGGACGTCTGTATTTGGGGCTTGAGAAGAAGACACAGGGAGTCAAAGCGCTGAAGAAG gcAGTTGCCATCATGGAGGTGGCTCATGGGAAGGATCACAATTATGTAGCAGAAGTCAAACGAGAAATCGAGGAGCAGAAGTAA
- the smyd2a gene encoding N-lysine methyltransferase SMYD2-A isoform X1, which produces MKNEGIEGMERFLSPGSGRGLRALRHFTEGELVFACPAYSYVLTVNERGAHCEHCFSRREDLFKCGKCKQAYYCNVDCQRGDWPMHKLECVAMNAYGENWCPSETVRLVARIIVKQRVTTERTPSERLLLLREFESHLDKMDSEKDEMNQTDIAALHHFYSRHISDLPDKQALTELFAQVNCNGFTIEDEELSHLGSAVFPDVALMNHSCSPNVIVTYKGTLAEVRAVQEINPGDEIFNSYIDLLYPTEDRKERLLDSYFFTCQCTECTTRSKDKAKMEIRKLSSPPEPEEIRSMVRYAKNVIEEFRRAKHYKTPSELLEICELSQEKMGAIFADTNVYMLHMMYQAMGVCLYMQDWDGAMSYGEKIIQPYSVHYPAYSLNVASMYLKLGRLYLGLEKKTQGVKALKKAVAIMEVAHGKDHNYVAEVKREIEEQK; this is translated from the exons ATGAAGAACGAAGGTATAGAGGGCATGGAGAGGTTCCTGAGCCCGGGTAGTGGCAGAGGCCTGCGGGCGTTGAGGCACTTCACGGAGGGGGAGCTGGTGTTCGCCTGCCCTGCCTACTCATACGTGCTGACAGTGAATGAGAGGGGAGCGCATTGCGAGCACTGCTTCTCCAG GAGAGAAGACCTTTTTAAGTGTGGCAAGTGTAAGCAGGCTTACTACTGCAATGTTGACTGTCAG agaggTGATTGGCCCATGCATAAGCTGGAGTGTGTAGCTATGAATGCCTATGGGGAAAACTGGTGTCCATCAGAGACTGTCAGACTGGTGGCTCGAATCATCGTGAAACAG AGAGTCACAACAGAGCGCACCCCTTCAGAAAGGCTGCTACTGCTCAGAGAGTTTGAATCCC atttagataaGATGGACAGTGAGAAGGACGAGATGAACCAGACAGACATAGCAGCGCTGCACCACTTCTACTCCAGACACATCAGTGACCTTCCTGACAAACAGGCTCTCACTGAGCTATTTGCACAG GTTAACTGTAATGGTTTCACTATAGAGGATGAGGAACTCTCACATCTGGGATCAGCTGTTTTTCCCGA tgTAGCACTGATGAATCACAGCTGTAGTCCTAATGTCATAGTGACCTATAAAGGCACATTGGCTGAGGTCAGAGCTGTCCAAGAGATAAACCCTGGCGATGAG ATCTTTAACAGCTACATAGACCTACTCTATCCAACAGAAGACAGGAAAGAGAGATTGTTAGATTCCTACTTCTTCACATGCCAGTGTACTGAGTGCACCACCAGGTCTAAG GACAAAGCAAAAATGGAGATCAGGAAGCTAAGTTCTCCACCAGAGCCAGAGGAAATCCGATCCATGGTCCGTTACGCCAAGAATGTCATCGAGGAGTTCAGGAGAGCCAAACACTACAAGA CCCCCAGTGAGCTGCTGGAGATATGTGAGCTTAGCCAGGAGAAGATGGGAGCTATATTTGCAGACACCAATGTCTACATGCTGCACATGATGTATCAGGCCATGGGTGTCTGTCTCTACATGCAGGACTGGGACGGAGCTATGAGCTACGGAGAGAAGATCATACAGCCATACAG TGTTCACTACCCAGCTTACTCTCTGAATGTGGCGTCTATGTATCTGAAACTGGGACGTCTGTATTTGGGGCTTGAGAAGAAGACACAGGGAGTCAAAGCGCTGAAGAAG gcAGTTGCCATCATGGAGGTGGCTCATGGGAAGGATCACAATTATGTAGCAGAAGTCAAACGAGAAATCGAGGAGCAGAAGTAA